Proteins encoded within one genomic window of Episyrphus balteatus chromosome 1, idEpiBalt1.1, whole genome shotgun sequence:
- the LOC129915668 gene encoding kelch-like protein 28: MTNLVKGCCEFLENNLNIDNCLRWSHLAKELSLSDLQEKTLNFVYANFEEVTKGPEFLVLNEFELKDLLFNNNSYRDLEEQVFLSLVEWIEYEKVDRRHLLFDLLSMVRYQLLTAKFIIHKRKLVCKIGDYQILELICTWLEYHLVPESRTSDDQIAILASKPKIEVNVEKDVGNFSVVHLNKEYEPEIRSYNQISKTWSLDKRFTPHSATKYKNSLILIDEKLYVVGGKLIDTKKNR; the protein is encoded by the coding sequence atgacaAACCTTGTCAAGGGTTGTTGCGAGTTTCTTGAAAACAATCTCAACATTGACAACTGTTTGCGTTGGTCACACTTGGCCAAAGAGCTTAGTTTGTCCGATCTTCAAGAAAAGACTTTGAACTTTGTTTATGCAAACTTTGAGGAAGTAACAAAGGGACCTGAGTTCTTAGTTTTGAATGAATTTGAACTCAAGGATTTACTTTTTAACAACAATTCATATCGAGACTTGGAGGAACAAGTTTTTCTTAGTTTGGTGGAGTGGATCGAATATGAGAAAGTTGATCGACGACATCTTTTGTTTGACTTACTCTCAATGGTTCGCTATCAATTGCTTACGGCCAAGTTCATAATCCACAAGAGAAAGTTAGTTTGTAAAATTGGAGATTATCAAATCTTGGAATTAATTTGCACTTGGCTTGAGTATCACTTGGTGCCGGAGTCTCGCACAAGTGATGACCAAATCGCCATTTTGGCTTCCAAACCAAAAATAGAAGTTAATGTAGAGAAAGATGTTGGTAACTTTTCAGTCGttcatttaaataaagaatATGAGCCAGAAATAAGAAGTTACAATCAAATATCAAAAACTTGGTCGTTGGACAAGAGGTTTACTCCTCATTCAGCAACAAAATACAAGAATTCTCTAattttaattgatgaaaaactaTACGTTGTTGGTGGAAAATTAATTGATACGAAAAAAAACCGTTGA